The DNA window CGGGAAAGATAACCCGGAGTGGGCATCCCCAAGCGCCATTACTGTCCGGGGGGAGTTTGCAAAGAAACATCCGGATCTTGTTAAAAGGTTGTTAAAAGTAGATCTGGAAACAGCACGATGGTCAGATGAACACTTTGATGAGGCGGTTAAAATCTATGCTGCTGCAAGAAAAGATAAAGAGGAAGCTGTCAGGGAACAATTTCCTGCTAATACATTCTATGTGAACCCGGAACTTACAGATAAAGCGATCCGGAGTTTTAAAGACGAAGAAGAATTCATGAGAGATAATCAGTTACTGGATGGAAAAGTGAATTGGGACTCATGGATCGATAGGAGCTTCATAGATTCGGTATTGAAAGAATCAAATAAAAAATAAAATTGGGAATATGTCAAACAAAACCGTTTTAATTATTGGGATAGTATTAATTGCAGGATTTGTTGGCTTACAAGCTCTTTCAAATAATCCACAAGTTTCTGAAGAAAAGATCTCTGTTATTCGTATTGGCAGCACTGCCCCTGGCCATCTAAAATTTATTTTATTTCAGGAAAAAGGATGGATGGATGAAGAATTTGCAAAAGATGGAATAAAAGTAGAGTACTATCCATTTACAGGAGGCGGTGCAGAAGCCTTGATGGCATTATCCAGCGGCAGTCTTGATATCAGTTATAACGGCGCGGATCCGGGTTTACGCACTGCGGCAGCAGGCGCTGATATAAAGCTAATTGGTATATCGTCTTTTGGTAATCCGGCTTCAGGAGCATCATCGATAATCGTCAGGAATGATTCAAAAATAACATCAGTCAAAGACCTAAAAGGTAAAAAAGTGGCTTATTTGAAAGGAACCATGCGTCATGCAACAATAATTAAAGCACTGGAAATAGAGGGTATGTCGATAAATGATATCGAATCGTTCAATCTTAATTTCCAGGCATCCGGTCCTGCATTATTAAAAGGGGATATTGATGCCCTTGTTGAGGGGGAGACCACGATATTCGAACTTGTATCAAAAGGAGCTGCAAGGACGCTCTGGAGTGGAAAAGACCACCCGGAAATTTCTTCACCTGCAAGCGGCATCAATGTCCGGGGGGATTTTGCAAGGAAGCATCCGGATATTGTTAAAAGACTCTTGAAGATCGATCTGAAAACTGCACGATGGGCTGATGAAAACCCGGATGAAACTATAAAAATATTTTCAAAGGCCACAAAAAAAGATGAGAAAAATGTTAGAGAGGTATCTTATCCAGAAAATAAATTCTATCAAGATCCCCAAATTACGGATAAAGCACTTCAATCTTTAAAAGATGAAGAACAATTCATGAAGGCCAATGGCTTAATAGAAGGAAAAGTTGATTTTAACTTATGGGTAGACAGAAGCTTCATAGATTCAGTATTGAAAGAAAAATAATTGTGTTATAAGTGGCTTCAGAGACCATTCATCTATTTTTGAAACTGAAAATCCCGCCATAGGCGGCGCATCCTCAGGTGTCTGGGGGTCGCAACCCCCAGCGCCGTAGGAAGAAGTAAAAAACGCTTATCTGTGTTAGACATTTAAAAAATTACTTACCCACCACCTCCGGCTTTATATTATTCAACCCGTACAGGCTCTGTCGTGCATCCTGGAAATAAAAACGTTCTTGAAGCACTTTTTCTTCTTTTAGTCTGTTAAGGGCGTATCTTACTGTTCTTGCCGGAAGATAGGTTTGCTTCGCAATATCTTTCTGTGTTATGAATCCGCTGGATTCAAGCACCTTAAAAACAAGTTTTGCTGAAGGTGGTAAATGTTCTATCTTCGATTGTTCATTTTGTTGGCCATTGTTGGCAAAGACGATTCCTCATTGGTTCATCACCATCCTTAAATCTGAATTAATGTAATATAAGGTTATTCATTCAAGCAATTATTGTCCATATGATGCTATTTTTTTATAAAGCAGTTTTCAACCTGTATCTGGCAAATGCAAGGACATTTTCCTCAATGAATCCGGGGGCTTCAACAGGCTCTATTCCCATGCTGAGCAACCCTTCAGATGCGCCTCCCCCGATCCTGCTGCAGAGAACAGCATCGCAGTCGCTGATGAGAGATACACTTTCATTCAGGACATTATCCGCATGACCTCCGTATTCAAGAGAACCACAGGCAGGCTTGTTCTCCCTCACATCAAGGACCTTGATCACCTCTCCGTCCGATTCTATCACGATAAATTTTCTTGCTTTGCCAAAATGCTGGTTAATAACCTTCCCATCGCTTGAAGCGACTGCTATCTTCAATTTCTTGTTCATTTTCTCACACCCTTACACCAGCGGTGCCGGCTGCCTTTCTTCAGGCAGGACAGGGAGTTTCATAGTGTTCACCAGTATAGGGTCCCTGATCTCCTTTGCCCGCTCAAGCAGCAGTTCTCGTCCTCTTTTAGTGATTGCGAATATGGGTATGGCAGTTCCGAACTGCGCTATGGCCTTACCTGCCACACCTGCGCGGATCCATTTCGAGGTACAACCTGTGGTCATATCTACCAGGTCGATAAATTCTTTTGCCTCGTTATCAGGCATGCCTGTAGAATGCACTCCGAATGTTATTACCTGAGCATCACTCTCTTTTTCAATATTTCGTATTTCTTTGAGGTTTTTGAGATTTGCAACAGATACCCCTATTTTCCTGTATCCGAGTTCTATGGCTTTCCTTACACCTCCCACCTGATCTATCACAGCAGTTTCCGGGTCAAGAACCACGCCTTTCGCAGCCTCTATTCTTTTGATCAGCCCTTTTATTGGCGATGTTTCTGTCAAGCCTGAAATTCGCGACCCCATGCCCTGGCACAGCCTGGGATTGCCCGTGATCACCGTGCCGGCGCCGTCGCATACGGTAACTGTGGAGTCAAGCAGCCCTTTTCGTAGACCGGTCATAAAAGTTTCGCTCGCCCCGAAACCGACAAATATCTCCATCTCCAGTTCACGGTTCTCTGAGAACATGCCGAAGTCCCTCATCCTGAACTCAACATTTTCTTTCGCCGTATCCGGGGTAAATTTCTTGATGCCCCTGACTTTATCAAAGATGGGGCAGTATTCGGTCATGGGCTTACCGACTTCCACAACCTTCCCATTTTCAACTACTACGCGCGTTCTGCCTTGAAGTTCCATTACATGACGTGTTTTTGACATAATTTGCCTCCATTTATTTATTATGAATAACAGTAGTTTCTATATGCTTAATAAATGGGCTTTCGGCAAACACATCAAAAAAGAGGCAAATATTGCCTAAATCCAACAGGAAGATTCCAGGATTTCCCGGTTTTCCTATTGAGCTACTTGCTTACTTTGCCCCCAATCCCCCGCGCAGGAACCTGCGCAGGTCTTCTTCATCTTCTGATTCTTTGAAATCTGATTCTATTTCTTTATCTTTACTCTCCATATTTTCATCATCTCAACAGAGTCTCCTCAATCGTAAATGAACCCATGCCGCAGTCCACGCATGAAACCATCGCAATCCCGCGGATGAAATCAGCGTTTCTTATCTGTATTGGATGTTTGCAATTAGGGCATTTATACCGTTTGTTATCAGGGACAAAGTAAATCCCTTCTTTCTTGTTGTGTCATTTTATCACATTGAGTTCAATAATTGTCATATATATTTAAATCTTGTAACCAGGCCATATTTGGTTGGTCCGTATTGTTTTCAGAAGGAATCAGGCAAATATTTCCCGATTCCCCTGTTTTATTCCATAAAGGGATTGCCTCGCATCCTGGTAATATTCGCGCTCTTCCAGGAAATCCTCTTCTTTCAACCTGTTCAGGGCATAACGCACTGTCCTTGCCGGGAGACGGGTGATCCTTGCAATTTCTTTTTGGGTCATAGCCCCGTGATTTTCAAGTATATTGACAACAAGTTTCATTGATGGGGAAAAACCCTCTATTTTATCGAATCCCTTCCTTCCGGTTGTTTTATCGGCCAGCTTTAACCCATTTTCCTCTTCAGAAAAATCACTCATTTAATATCACCGGAACTATATAATGAAGATTATACTCAAAAGTTTGCTCCTCAGGGCAATTATTGTCGTGATAATTCCAATTATGTTTTGTTTGTAACAAAACCTGCCTGCATATACATGAATATATAACCATACAAATAAAATAAGGTGCGATATAATATGTCAAACCAAAGAAGGAATCGTTTTTGCCTTTACCGGTAAAAACCTTAATAATGAATTGCAGGACCTGGATGGTTCGCAAGGTATAGATGAAGATGCAGAAGAAACACCGATAGCAGCGTATGAAAAATACGCTAATGAAAAATTAAGACAACAGGAGTACCGGAAATTAAGGATCGGGCTTGAGAGGCTAAATCGTTCTCTCGCATTAATCGAAAGCAGCTGGCAGCATACAAACAGGAGCAACACGTTATATGAACTTGGAAATATACTGAAGAGGCAGCATGAAATTGAAAACGAAACCGAGAGCATTAAAGATGTCTTCCTCCGGGGATATATCCATGAACAGCTGGATAGTATCACTTTCGTGAGGCGTAATTTAACCGAAGAAATCAAATGGGAAATTGAAGCCAATGCCTGAACATTAAGGAAACATAATGAATGAAAATTTGTTTATTCGAAAAACCGCTAACTATCGGGTCTGGATAGATGAGACCGGGATTGGGCGCATCCGTATCCTGAAAAGGATCAATTTCAAGACCCTTGCTTCCCTTTTCGAAGAACTGCATGGTGAGATTAAGAAGAGAATTAACGAGGGAAAGGTCCATATTGTTTTCTATATATCAAAATCCC is part of the Candidatus Methanoperedens sp. genome and encodes:
- a CDS encoding aliphatic sulfonate ABC transporter substrate-binding protein, producing MSNKTVLIIGIVLIAGFVGLQALSNNPQVSEEKISVIRIGSTAPGHLKFILFQEKGWMDEEFAKDGIKVEYYPFTGGGAEALMALSSGSLDISYNGADPGLRTAAAGADIKLIGISSFGNPASGASSIIVRNDSKITSVKDLKGKKVAYLKGTMRHATIIKALEIEGMSINDIESFNLNFQASGPALLKGDIDALVEGETTIFELVSKGAARTLWSGKDHPEISSPASGINVRGDFARKHPDIVKRLLKIDLKTARWADENPDETIKIFSKATKKDEKNVREVSYPENKFYQDPQITDKALQSLKDEEQFMKANGLIEGKVDFNLWVDRSFIDSVLKEK
- a CDS encoding MarR family transcriptional regulator, translating into MEHLPPSAKLVFKVLESSGFITQKDIAKQTYLPARTVRYALNRLKEEKVLQERFYFQDARQSLYGLNNIKPEVVGK
- a CDS encoding dinitrogenase iron-molybdenum cofactor biosynthesis protein — its product is MNKKLKIAVASSDGKVINQHFGKARKFIVIESDGEVIKVLDVRENKPACGSLEYGGHADNVLNESVSLISDCDAVLCSRIGGGASEGLLSMGIEPVEAPGFIEENVLAFARYRLKTAL
- a CDS encoding DUF2099 family protein, translating into MSKTRHVMELQGRTRVVVENGKVVEVGKPMTEYCPIFDKVRGIKKFTPDTAKENVEFRMRDFGMFSENRELEMEIFVGFGASETFMTGLRKGLLDSTVTVCDGAGTVITGNPRLCQGMGSRISGLTETSPIKGLIKRIEAAKGVVLDPETAVIDQVGGVRKAIELGYRKIGVSVANLKNLKEIRNIEKESDAQVITFGVHSTGMPDNEAKEFIDLVDMTTGCTSKWIRAGVAGKAIAQFGTAIPIFAITKRGRELLLERAKEIRDPILVNTMKLPVLPEERQPAPLV
- a CDS encoding MarR family transcriptional regulator, yielding MKLVVNILENHGAMTQKEIARITRLPARTVRYALNRLKEEDFLEEREYYQDARQSLYGIKQGNREIFA